The following coding sequences are from one Terriglobales bacterium window:
- a CDS encoding type II toxin-antitoxin system death-on-curing family toxin gives MTEYLTVAEVYRMHFLLIERFGGRQGIRDQGAVEAAVFRPQTGYYNSIEEEAAALMESLGTSHGFIDGNKPIAFVATDVFLRRNGLYLNLGAEEGYEFIAGSISRSEFRFPRILDWIRQHIKPLKN, from the coding sequence ATGACGGAGTATCTGACGGTAGCAGAAGTGTACCGAATGCACTTTTTGCTTATCGAGCGTTTTGGCGGACGGCAGGGCATTCGTGACCAGGGTGCGGTAGAGGCCGCCGTGTTTCGTCCGCAAACCGGGTATTACAACTCAATTGAGGAAGAGGCGGCGGCGCTGATGGAGTCGCTCGGCACGAGTCATGGATTCATCGATGGAAATAAACCTATCGCGTTCGTCGCAACGGACGTTTTCCTGCGGCGCAATGGGCTTTATCTAAACCTGGGGGCGGAGGAGGGATACGAGTTCATCGCGGGCTCAATCAGCCGGAGCGAGTTCCGCTTCCCGCGGATTCTTGACTGGATCCGGCAGCACATCAAGCCGTTGAAAAACTGA
- a CDS encoding type II toxin-antitoxin system Phd/YefM family antitoxin: MKKMAAGTFKVHCLAVMDEVQTKRETVLITKHGKPVAKLVPADNDKDDIYNFLAGKGAVVGDVISPAISTEEWGELE, from the coding sequence ATGAAGAAAATGGCGGCCGGTACATTCAAGGTTCATTGTCTTGCAGTTATGGATGAAGTCCAGACTAAGCGCGAGACCGTGCTGATCACCAAGCACGGAAAGCCGGTGGCAAAACTGGTCCCCGCCGACAACGACAAGGACGATATTTACAATTTCTTGGCCGGTAAGGGTGCGGTTGTTGGTGACGTGATCTCTCCAGCGATTTCCACGGAAGAATGGGGTGAACTGGAGTGA
- a CDS encoding type II toxin-antitoxin system VapC family toxin, with amino-acid sequence MDTHVVVWLALDQAQLSSAAKRAIKDARQKGEGVAISDITLLELAVLSSKGRIRLDISLESFLNEVEARFVVLPISGRASVRAVTLPETYPSDPADRIIGATALVEGLPLVTADRHIRRSRAVHTIW; translated from the coding sequence GTGGATACGCATGTTGTCGTGTGGCTGGCATTGGATCAGGCGCAGCTCTCCAGCGCCGCAAAGAGGGCGATCAAGGACGCACGACAGAAGGGGGAAGGAGTGGCCATCTCGGACATTACTTTGCTGGAGTTGGCTGTGCTTTCGAGCAAAGGCCGCATCCGCCTTGATATCAGCCTGGAGTCGTTCTTGAATGAAGTGGAAGCGCGATTTGTCGTTCTGCCGATCAGCGGCAGGGCATCGGTGCGGGCAGTTACGCTTCCGGAGACCTATCCCAGTGATCCTGCCGATCGAATTATTGGAGCGACCGCATTAGTGGAAGGATTACCTCTGGTGACTGCCGATCGCCACATCCGACGGTCGCGAGCAGTTCACACGATCTGGTAG
- a CDS encoding oxidoreductase, whose amino-acid sequence MNRERVALVTGVSSGIGRAIATLLSAQGFRVFGTVRHLPEPGPESSHIEFVRLEVRDEPSIASAVRFVLDQAGRIDALINNAGYALIGALEETSLEEARDLFETNFFGVLRLTQAVLPLMRKQKYGRIVNIGSAAGFIPAPYQGIYSASKHALVGYSESLDHEVRQFGIRISVVEPGFTRTNINKNAHLADHLIADYAADRDHVIQTLREKNANGADPAQVASAVLHALTSSSPRQVYLAGKNARLISLLRKFAPAGVFDKGLRKQFGLAGV is encoded by the coding sequence ATGAATCGCGAGAGAGTTGCCCTGGTGACGGGAGTTTCCTCGGGAATCGGCCGCGCCATTGCCACGCTCTTATCGGCCCAGGGATTTCGAGTCTTCGGAACCGTGCGCCACTTGCCCGAACCCGGCCCTGAATCATCCCACATAGAATTCGTCCGGCTTGAGGTTCGCGATGAACCATCCATCGCTTCCGCTGTGCGCTTCGTCCTCGACCAGGCCGGACGCATCGACGCGCTCATCAACAATGCTGGTTACGCGCTGATTGGTGCCTTGGAGGAGACCAGCCTCGAAGAGGCCAGGGATTTGTTTGAAACCAATTTCTTCGGGGTCTTGCGCCTAACCCAGGCCGTTCTTCCCCTTATGCGGAAGCAAAAATACGGACGCATCGTAAACATCGGTTCCGCGGCGGGATTCATCCCCGCCCCCTACCAGGGTATCTATTCTGCCAGCAAACATGCTCTCGTCGGCTATTCAGAATCGCTCGACCACGAAGTGCGGCAGTTTGGGATTCGCATCTCGGTCGTTGAGCCGGGCTTTACCCGAACCAACATCAACAAAAATGCTCACCTCGCGGATCACTTGATTGCAGATTACGCAGCCGACCGCGACCATGTGATCCAAACGCTTCGGGAAAAGAACGCCAATGGCGCGGACCCTGCTCAGGTGGCCTCCGCCGTCCTGCACGCCCTGACGAGTTCCTCGCCACGGCAGGTTTATTTAGCCGGGAAAAACGCCAGGCTGATCAGTCTGCTCAGGAAGTTTGCGCCCGCCGGGGTTTTCGATAAGGGCCTGCGCAAGCAGTTCGGACTGGCAGGCGTGTAA